Proteins from a single region of Rhodothermales bacterium:
- a CDS encoding ABC transporter permease subunit, whose amino-acid sequence MVFLLIEKELKNLLLSPKFVATFAACTVLILVSVFAGIIEYRAGSAQYTAATALVSQELTESTSWPQLGERQRIFRRPEVMQIFASGIHYDIGRFSVISSWQDVQLQQSSYSIEPIFAVFRAMDFVFIVQVVLSLLTIVFAYDLVSGEKESGTLRLMLANAVPRTQYIVAKLAGAWVGLMIPLIIPLLLGVLLLMLYAIPFTGDDWVRLAKLAGYSLVYLTGFLSLGVLFSTLTHRSAMSFLSLLVFWIAMVLVVPRGGMMFATQIYPVPSASEVESRKEGFARERRDTFFQELSAAFQARSQAHEGMSEADRAAYEEENEWDWMVEDDERQKGMESDLAEHNRQIDEQINNARAVQQSLGFALSRFSPASAYQLAAMRLGQTDLGLKQRFTDALYAYRTTFRAYIDQKNPGGMMSFGGNQSTEPLDLSDMPVFEARLPSAPEDASPVDLLVLMGYIFGSAGLALVAFNRYDVR is encoded by the coding sequence GGCATCATCGAGTACCGTGCGGGCAGCGCACAGTACACCGCCGCAACGGCGCTGGTATCACAGGAACTCACTGAATCCACCTCCTGGCCGCAGCTGGGGGAGCGTCAACGCATCTTCCGCCGGCCGGAAGTGATGCAGATCTTTGCCTCAGGTATCCACTACGACATCGGCCGATTCTCGGTGATCAGCTCGTGGCAGGACGTGCAGCTCCAGCAAAGCAGCTACAGCATCGAACCCATCTTCGCGGTCTTCCGGGCCATGGACTTCGTGTTTATCGTCCAGGTAGTGCTTTCGCTCCTCACCATCGTCTTTGCGTACGACCTGGTGAGCGGCGAAAAGGAATCCGGCACGCTTCGCCTGATGCTCGCCAACGCCGTCCCGCGCACGCAGTACATTGTGGCCAAACTGGCCGGCGCGTGGGTCGGGCTCATGATCCCTCTGATCATTCCGCTCCTGCTGGGGGTGCTGCTCTTGATGCTGTACGCCATTCCGTTCACCGGCGACGACTGGGTGAGGCTCGCGAAGCTGGCCGGCTATTCGCTGGTCTACCTCACCGGGTTTCTGTCGCTGGGCGTCCTCTTCTCAACCCTTACGCACCGCTCCGCGATGTCGTTTTTATCCCTGCTCGTTTTCTGGATCGCGATGGTCCTGGTCGTGCCGCGCGGAGGGATGATGTTTGCCACCCAGATCTATCCGGTCCCCTCCGCCAGTGAAGTGGAAAGCCGTAAGGAGGGATTCGCGCGAGAACGACGCGACACGTTTTTCCAGGAGTTGTCGGCCGCCTTTCAGGCGCGATCACAGGCGCACGAGGGGATGAGTGAAGCCGATCGTGCCGCCTACGAAGAGGAAAACGAGTGGGATTGGATGGTGGAAGACGACGAGCGCCAGAAAGGCATGGAGAGCGACCTTGCCGAACACAACCGCCAGATCGACGAGCAAATCAACAACGCACGCGCGGTGCAACAATCACTCGGATTCGCCCTCTCCCGGTTTTCGCCGGCTTCGGCCTATCAGCTCGCCGCGATGCGCCTGGGCCAGACAGACCTCGGGCTCAAACAACGGTTCACCGACGCCCTGTACGCGTACCGCACCACCTTCCGCGCGTACATCGACCAGAAAAATCCCGGCGGGATGATGAGTTTCGGAGGCAACCAGTCTACCGAGCCCCTGGACCTCAGCGACATGCCCGTGTTCGAGGCCCGCCTCCCCTCAGCGCCCGAAGACGCGTCCCCGGTCGACCTGCTGGTGCTTATGGGCTATATTTTCGGAAGCGCCGGCCTGGCGCTCGTCGCCTTCAACCGGTACGATGTGCGCTAA